Proteins encoded in a region of the Microvirgula aerodenitrificans DSM 15089 genome:
- a CDS encoding MarC family protein: MLETITLFFSKVLFIIAALFPILNPPGHAPIFLSLTAHNTHEERAILARKVGIYSFVLLLAAMYVGGYVLKLFEVSLPIVQVGGGFLVTMAAWEMLTDKHDIARDQGDTGHLTRDQLSQRAFYPLTFPITVGPGATTVAITVAANLRGSGTLASASLQHVTVLVLASLVGTGLIAFSLYACYRYADTLLRVLGNTGTMVFMRLSAFILMCLGVQIIWDGLTQLVLQFGLAHLSGFVK, from the coding sequence ATGTTGGAAACGATCACGCTGTTCTTCAGCAAGGTGCTGTTCATCATCGCTGCGCTGTTCCCGATCCTGAATCCGCCCGGACACGCGCCGATCTTCCTGTCGCTGACGGCGCACAACACCCATGAAGAACGGGCCATCCTCGCGCGCAAGGTCGGCATCTACAGCTTCGTGCTGCTGCTCGCTGCCATGTATGTCGGCGGCTATGTACTGAAGCTGTTCGAGGTCTCGCTGCCGATCGTGCAGGTCGGCGGCGGCTTTCTGGTGACGATGGCGGCATGGGAGATGCTGACCGACAAGCACGACATCGCCCGCGACCAGGGCGATACCGGCCACCTGACCCGTGACCAGCTGTCGCAGCGCGCGTTCTACCCGCTGACCTTCCCGATCACCGTCGGGCCGGGTGCGACCACCGTGGCCATCACCGTCGCCGCCAACCTGCGCGGCAGCGGCACGCTGGCCAGCGCCAGCCTCCAGCACGTGACGGTGCTGGTACTGGCCAGTCTGGTCGGCACCGGGTTGATCGCCTTCTCGCTGTACGCCTGCTACCGCTATGCCGATACCCTGCTCCGCGTGCTCGGCAATACCGGTACCATGGTGTTCATGCGTCTGTCGGCCTTCATTCTGATGTGCCTCGGCGTGCAGATCATCTGGGACGGCCTGACCCAGCTCGTGCTGCAGTTCGGCCTGGCCCACCTCAGCGGCTTCGTCAAATGA
- a CDS encoding nucleoside recognition domain-containing protein, with protein sequence MLLNVIWAGFILVAVVSAFVQTLVFGNADILPALVRAMFDTARTGFEIALGLTGVMTLWLGIMKIGERAGLIALMARGLAPLFRRLFPGVPDGHPALGSMTMNIAANMLGLDNAATPLGLKAMRELQTLNPVPDTATDAQILFLVINTAAVTLFPVTIFAYRAQLGAADPTDVFIPLLLASYIATLAGVALTGVIQRLKLFDPVVLAYAGGLTLLVGGVTAWFASLPPEQMQRQSAMWSNGLLLAVVTLMIVAALWRRINVYEAFIDGAREGFQVAVGIIPYLVAMLVAIALLRASGALELAIGAVRAAVAGFGFDTRWVDALPNGIMKSLSGSGARAVMIDSMKTHGADSFVGRLVSIIQGSSETTFYVLAVYFGAVNIRNTRYAAGCGLFADLIGFIAAVGVAYLFFGHLA encoded by the coding sequence ATGCTGCTGAATGTCATCTGGGCCGGATTCATTCTGGTCGCCGTCGTGTCCGCCTTCGTCCAGACGCTGGTGTTCGGCAATGCCGATATCCTGCCGGCGCTGGTGCGGGCCATGTTCGACACCGCCCGCACCGGCTTCGAGATCGCCCTCGGGCTGACCGGCGTCATGACACTGTGGCTCGGCATCATGAAGATCGGCGAGCGCGCCGGGCTGATCGCGCTGATGGCACGCGGTCTGGCGCCGCTGTTCCGCCGCCTGTTTCCCGGCGTGCCGGACGGCCATCCGGCGCTGGGCAGCATGACCATGAATATCGCCGCCAATATGCTCGGCCTCGACAATGCCGCCACGCCGCTGGGTCTGAAGGCGATGCGCGAGCTGCAGACGCTGAACCCGGTGCCGGATACCGCCACCGACGCGCAGATCCTGTTCCTGGTCATCAATACCGCCGCCGTCACCCTGTTTCCGGTCACCATCTTTGCCTACCGCGCGCAGCTCGGCGCCGCCGACCCGACCGATGTGTTCATCCCGCTGCTGCTGGCCAGCTATATCGCCACCCTGGCCGGGGTGGCACTGACCGGCGTCATCCAGCGCCTGAAGCTGTTCGATCCGGTCGTGCTCGCCTATGCCGGCGGGCTGACGCTGCTGGTCGGCGGCGTGACTGCCTGGTTCGCCAGCCTGCCGCCGGAGCAGATGCAGCGCCAGTCGGCCATGTGGAGCAATGGTCTGCTGCTCGCCGTGGTCACGCTGATGATCGTTGCCGCGCTGTGGCGGCGGATCAATGTGTACGAGGCCTTTATCGACGGCGCCAGGGAAGGCTTCCAGGTTGCGGTCGGTATCATTCCGTATCTGGTGGCAATGCTGGTGGCGATCGCGCTGCTGCGCGCCAGCGGCGCGCTGGAACTGGCCATTGGCGCGGTGCGTGCCGCGGTCGCGGGTTTCGGTTTCGATACCCGCTGGGTCGACGCACTGCCGAACGGGATCATGAAATCGCTGTCCGGCAGCGGCGCACGCGCGGTGATGATCGACAGCATGAAGACCCATGGTGCGGACAGCTTTGTCGGTCGTCTGGTATCCATCATCCAGGGATCGAGCGAAACCACCTTCTATGTGCTGGCGGTGTATTTCGGCGCAGTCAATATCCGCAACACCCGCTATGCCGCCGGCTGCGGGCTGTTTGCCGACCTGATCGGCTTTATCGCGGCGGTCGGCGTTGCCTATCTGTTCTTCGGCCATCTGGCATGA
- a CDS encoding 2-hydroxymuconate tautomerase family protein, which produces MPYVNIRITREGASAEQKQRLIEGATRLLADVLGKNPATTFVIIDEVETDNWGIAGESVTERRKDGR; this is translated from the coding sequence ATGCCTTATGTCAATATCCGCATTACCCGCGAAGGCGCCAGCGCCGAACAGAAACAGCGCCTGATCGAAGGCGCCACCCGGTTGCTGGCCGATGTGCTCGGCAAGAACCCGGCCACCACCTTTGTCATCATCGACGAGGTGGAGACCGACAACTGGGGCATTGCCGGCGAAAGCGTGACCGAACGCCGCAAGGACGGTCGCTAG
- a CDS encoding YbfB/YjiJ family MFS transporter, whose amino-acid sequence MPVHTSRPGLYGLVALCLAMGLGRFFYTSMLPPMLAEQRLTLADGSALAFWNYAGYLAGSMVMARYPLARRLSLRRGLMAGAGLTVLTMAAMIPDCPPALWSALRFVAGFASALMFVCISTLVLPRADAATRGILFAGVGVGIVLSGLLSGLGEGLGLSSAVTWALGALLGLLSLAWIARPLAAPRSAQAAPATRSAVSQSALTWLYGLAGFGYIIAATYLPTLAAETLGNTRAGGWIWLVAGLAAMPSPILWAKANHRYGTAPMLTLNLLLQAIGAALPALWPTQAGLYLTAVLIGGTFMGTVTLVMPLARSLPLRPNHHPLAWIVAAYGLGQLAGPLLAGWLRHSSGSFALPCLIAGAALLLALPLVPAACGSRRSVSPPQP is encoded by the coding sequence ATGCCCGTCCACACGTCCCGCCCCGGCCTCTACGGTCTCGTCGCACTCTGCCTCGCCATGGGGCTGGGACGCTTCTTCTATACCTCGATGCTGCCGCCGATGCTGGCCGAGCAGCGGCTGACACTGGCCGACGGCTCGGCGCTGGCATTCTGGAACTATGCCGGCTACCTGGCCGGCAGCATGGTGATGGCACGCTACCCGCTCGCGCGCCGGCTCAGCCTGCGGCGCGGGCTGATGGCCGGCGCCGGGCTGACGGTGCTGACCATGGCCGCCATGATTCCGGACTGCCCGCCGGCGCTGTGGTCGGCGCTGCGCTTTGTCGCCGGCTTTGCGTCAGCGCTGATGTTCGTCTGCATCTCGACCCTGGTGCTGCCGCGTGCGGATGCCGCCACCCGGGGCATATTGTTTGCCGGCGTCGGCGTCGGCATCGTGCTGTCCGGCCTGCTGTCCGGCCTTGGTGAAGGACTCGGCCTGTCGTCGGCCGTCACCTGGGCGCTGGGCGCGCTGCTCGGACTATTGTCGCTGGCCTGGATTGCCCGGCCACTTGCCGCACCGCGCTCGGCGCAGGCCGCGCCGGCCACCCGGAGCGCCGTGTCCCAGTCCGCGCTGACCTGGCTGTACGGGCTGGCCGGTTTCGGCTACATCATCGCTGCCACCTATCTGCCCACTCTGGCGGCCGAGACACTGGGCAACACCCGTGCCGGCGGCTGGATCTGGCTGGTCGCCGGCCTCGCCGCCATGCCGTCGCCCATCCTGTGGGCGAAAGCCAACCACCGCTACGGCACCGCACCGATGCTGACGCTGAACCTGCTGCTGCAGGCGATCGGCGCCGCCCTGCCCGCGCTGTGGCCGACCCAGGCCGGCCTGTACCTGACTGCCGTGCTGATCGGCGGCACCTTCATGGGCACGGTCACGCTGGTCATGCCGCTGGCCCGCTCGCTGCCGCTGCGGCCGAATCATCATCCGCTGGCCTGGATCGTCGCCGCCTATGGCCTCGGCCAGCTGGCCGGTCCGCTGCTGGCCGGCTGGCTGCGCCACAGCAGCGGCAGTTTCGCCCTGCCGTGCCTGATCGCCGGCGCCGCCCTGCTGCTGGCGCTGCCGCTGGTGCCGGCCGCCTGCGGCAGCCGCCGCTCCGTTTCCCCACCCCAACCCTGA
- a CDS encoding LysR family transcriptional regulator translates to MELSSLRLFTAVAEQGGVTRAAQALHCVQSNVSARLRQLEDELGTALFHRDRRQMIMTPAGRELLGYARRLTALADEAREAVRGAAPSGQLRLGSMETTAAIRLPLPLADYHRRYPAVHLSLETGPTRTLIDQVCDYRLDAAFIAGPVSDPQLDGCRLWREELVLVTEAGHAPVGQAADLPAPTLLAFRAGCAYRERLEHWCRTEGVFPASILEFGSFQAILGCAAAGMGIALLPKTVVDAQRDMHLPLALHRLPSAVADAETWLVWRRDRAPRALLALVELLGPGPSADQHAARDAAAPC, encoded by the coding sequence ATGGAATTGTCCAGCCTCAGACTGTTTACCGCCGTGGCCGAGCAGGGGGGCGTGACCCGGGCGGCGCAGGCGCTGCACTGCGTGCAGTCGAACGTCTCCGCCCGCTTGCGCCAGCTGGAAGACGAGCTCGGCACGGCGCTGTTCCATCGCGACCGGCGGCAGATGATCATGACCCCGGCCGGGCGCGAGCTGCTCGGTTACGCACGGCGGCTGACCGCGCTGGCGGATGAAGCGCGCGAGGCGGTGCGCGGTGCGGCGCCGTCGGGCCAGCTGCGGCTCGGTTCGATGGAAACCACGGCGGCGATACGTCTGCCACTGCCGCTGGCTGATTATCACCGCCGTTATCCGGCCGTTCACCTGTCACTGGAAACCGGGCCGACGCGGACGCTGATCGACCAGGTCTGCGACTACCGGCTGGACGCCGCGTTCATTGCCGGGCCGGTTTCCGACCCGCAGCTGGATGGCTGCCGGCTGTGGCGCGAGGAGCTGGTGCTGGTGACTGAAGCCGGCCACGCTCCGGTCGGCCAGGCGGCCGACCTGCCGGCGCCGACGCTGCTGGCCTTTCGCGCCGGCTGTGCCTATCGCGAACGGCTGGAGCACTGGTGCCGTACCGAAGGCGTGTTTCCGGCCTCGATTCTTGAATTCGGCTCCTTCCAGGCCATCCTCGGCTGCGCGGCCGCCGGCATGGGCATTGCGCTGTTGCCGAAGACGGTGGTCGATGCCCAGCGCGACATGCACCTGCCGCTGGCGCTGCACCGCCTGCCCAGTGCCGTTGCCGATGCGGAAACCTGGCTGGTGTGGCGGCGCGACCGGGCGCCACGCGCCCTGCTGGCGCTGGTCGAACTGCTCGGGCCCGGCCCGTCAGCCGATCAGCATGCGGCGCGCGATGCCGCCGCGCCATGCTAG
- a CDS encoding alpha/beta fold hydrolase gives MKLSSQTVLRWLSATLLAVSLTACSPSAMQAWWADSVVSGKGFVSKTLDLPDGRLAWREAGSGQPVLLLHGFGGNGLVNWQAQMTDLARDHRVLVPDLLWFGASTSQRPPSLDAQAAALAALLERLDLREVRVVGLSYGGFVAQALTRRVPERISQLVMVDSPGWIYTDADARDLLSRAGVPSAEALFVPDTPEALRRLVRLVYSHSSRDAPDWVLRDVLQYYFAGRRPSQLALIRELNANRDHYVATLDPAQPWPLPVVIWGSDDRIFPLPIGQRLARALNARLIVVPGAGHNLPVDRPEHATRALRDALAMTR, from the coding sequence ATGAAACTTTCGTCACAGACCGTACTTCGCTGGCTGAGCGCCACTCTGCTGGCCGTGTCGCTGACCGCGTGCTCGCCGTCGGCGATGCAGGCGTGGTGGGCCGACTCGGTCGTCAGCGGCAAGGGGTTCGTGTCGAAGACGCTGGATCTGCCCGACGGGCGACTGGCCTGGCGCGAAGCCGGCAGCGGCCAGCCGGTGTTGCTGCTGCACGGTTTCGGCGGCAACGGGCTGGTGAACTGGCAGGCGCAGATGACTGACCTGGCGCGCGACCACCGCGTGCTGGTGCCGGACCTGCTGTGGTTCGGCGCGTCGACCTCGCAGCGCCCGCCCTCGCTGGATGCGCAGGCGGCGGCGCTGGCCGCGCTGCTCGAACGACTGGACCTGCGCGAGGTCAGAGTGGTGGGCCTGTCCTATGGCGGATTTGTCGCCCAGGCACTGACGCGCCGGGTGCCGGAGCGGATCAGCCAGCTGGTCATGGTGGACTCGCCGGGCTGGATCTACACCGACGCCGATGCCCGCGACCTGCTGTCCCGGGCCGGGGTGCCGTCGGCCGAAGCGCTGTTCGTGCCGGATACGCCGGAAGCGCTGCGGCGGCTGGTCAGGCTGGTCTACTCGCATTCTTCCCGCGATGCCCCGGACTGGGTGCTGCGCGATGTGCTCCAGTACTATTTCGCCGGTCGCCGGCCGTCGCAACTTGCGCTGATCCGCGAACTGAATGCCAACCGCGATCACTATGTTGCCACCCTGGACCCGGCGCAGCCGTGGCCGCTGCCGGTGGTGATCTGGGGCAGCGATGACCGGATTTTCCCGCTGCCGATCGGCCAGCGTCTGGCCCGCGCACTGAATGCGCGGCTGATCGTGGTGCCGGGGGCCGGCCACAATCTGCCGGTCGACCGGCCGGAACACGCGACGCGGGCGCTGCGCGATGCGCTCGCCATGACCCGCTGA
- the rseP gene encoding RIP metalloprotease RseP, protein MLTTLLAFLVALGVLVTFHEFGHYWVARRLGVKVVRFSIGFGKPLVTWRRGETEWALAPIPLGGYVKMLDTREDVAVLPEERARAFDLQPVWHRIAIVAAGPVANMLLAVVLTWLTLLNGVEGIRPVIGMVAPDTPAAMAGLRAGQSVVSINGEAVEDWQQLRLQLVDGVTDRGSPLVVGISDGGVERKVSIPPAQLANLDIERGIGPFGLSPLRLTTRLAYIEAGSAADRAGLRTEDTVLAVNGVALDGDWTRLVTAVLHSGGKPLALTVEHSGAAPRTVNVTPQRATPDGPWRLGIAPAPDADWMNGLQFRRDPGLLGGIGEAFTQTWQSVSLTTRMIGRMVTGDVSPASISGPITMADYAGKSARAGWEAFLDYMALISISLGVLNLLPIPLLDGGHLLYYAAEIIRGRPLSARAQEIGRRIGFSALAALMLFAFFNDITRLFAG, encoded by the coding sequence ATGCTGACAACCCTTCTTGCCTTCCTGGTCGCACTCGGCGTGCTGGTCACGTTCCACGAGTTCGGTCACTACTGGGTCGCCCGACGCCTTGGCGTCAAGGTGGTCCGGTTCTCCATCGGCTTCGGCAAGCCGCTGGTGACCTGGCGGCGCGGCGAGACCGAGTGGGCGCTGGCGCCGATCCCGCTGGGCGGCTATGTGAAGATGCTCGACACCCGCGAGGACGTGGCCGTGCTGCCGGAGGAGCGGGCGCGGGCGTTCGATCTGCAGCCGGTCTGGCACCGGATCGCCATCGTGGCGGCCGGACCGGTCGCCAACATGCTGCTGGCGGTGGTGCTGACCTGGCTGACCCTGCTCAATGGCGTCGAGGGCATCCGCCCGGTCATCGGCATGGTGGCGCCGGACACGCCGGCGGCCATGGCCGGGCTGCGCGCCGGACAGTCGGTGGTGTCGATCAATGGCGAAGCGGTCGAGGACTGGCAGCAACTGCGGCTGCAACTGGTGGACGGCGTGACCGATCGCGGCTCGCCGCTGGTGGTCGGCATCAGCGATGGCGGCGTCGAACGCAAGGTGAGCATTCCGCCAGCCCAGCTGGCCAATCTGGACATCGAACGCGGCATCGGGCCGTTCGGCCTGTCGCCGCTGCGGCTGACGACCCGGCTGGCCTATATCGAGGCCGGCAGCGCCGCCGACCGCGCCGGGCTGCGGACCGAGGACACCGTGCTGGCCGTCAATGGCGTGGCACTGGACGGTGACTGGACACGGCTGGTGACCGCCGTGCTGCACAGCGGCGGCAAGCCGCTGGCGCTGACGGTCGAGCACAGTGGCGCCGCGCCGCGCACGGTCAACGTCACGCCGCAGCGTGCCACGCCGGACGGTCCGTGGCGGCTGGGCATTGCGCCGGCACCGGACGCCGACTGGATGAACGGGCTGCAGTTCCGCCGCGATCCCGGCCTGCTGGGCGGGATCGGCGAAGCCTTCACCCAGACCTGGCAGTCGGTATCGCTGACCACGCGGATGATCGGACGCATGGTGACCGGAGACGTGTCACCGGCCAGCATCAGCGGGCCGATCACCATGGCCGACTACGCCGGCAAGAGCGCGCGCGCCGGCTGGGAAGCCTTCCTGGATTACATGGCCTTGATCAGCATCAGCCTCGGCGTACTCAACCTGCTCCCCATTCCGCTGCTGGACGGCGGGCATTTGCTGTATTATGCGGCCGAGATCATTCGTGGTCGGCCGCTGTCTGCGCGAGCGCAGGAAATCGGCCGCCGCATCGGGTTCTCGGCACTGGCCGCCCTGATGTTATTTGCTTTTTTCAACGACATAACCCGTCTTTTTGCGGGATAA
- the bamA gene encoding outer membrane protein assembly factor BamA: MKLTHIAAAVIGLIALPAWAVAPFVVRDIRVEGLQRTEPGTVFNYLPLKVGDTFTDDRAESSIKALFATGFFNDVRVETEGDVVIVSVDERPVVAQLSINGSKEFDKEQLKKALKENGLAESRIFDQALLDQAVQELKRQYFSRGKYSVEIKPSVSKLDRNRVAVTLDISEGAAARIKQITFVGNNAYDADDLTDQMQLSTPGWFSWITKDDQYSKQKLTGDLEKLRSFYLNQGYFEYNIDSTQVSISPDKKDMFITVNMTEGKKYKVTDVKLAGDLIVPESELKPLLVIQPGEVFTRDKINQSVTALTDRLGQDGYAFANVNAVPEVNKEKGEVAFTFFVDPGRRTYVRKINVTGNTRTRDEVVRREMRQMEAGWYDAKKIKRSKERLDLLGYFTDVNVETPAVPDTADQVDVNFKVTEKPTGNVTLGAGYAQDEGLILSAGISQSNFFGSGKAVSASFNTSKLNRYLNFSFTDPYFTEDGVSIGYDAYYRRYSPNETNTQQYRTDTVGADVRFGIPITEYDTINTSLGVEQTKVKVFDSSPSRYKKYVDDFGTNNLNYLWKVGWARDTRDSYLWPTTGRISRINYEMSVPGSDINYMRLVGSQQTFFPLTKRLVLALNGELGAVQSYGKTDSVPFFQNFYLGGIGSVRGYENASIGKKDENDDAYGATRRAIINAELLFPFPGMKDDKTLRASAFFDAGTLWGGDGSTATWRDNVRYSTGLALSWLSPMGPMKFSYAFPLKSEDSGENKDNLQRFQFSLGTTF; the protein is encoded by the coding sequence ATGAAATTGACACACATTGCCGCGGCCGTCATCGGGCTGATCGCGCTGCCGGCCTGGGCCGTAGCGCCCTTTGTTGTCCGTGACATCCGGGTCGAGGGCTTGCAACGCACCGAGCCCGGCACGGTATTCAACTACCTGCCGCTCAAGGTGGGGGATACGTTTACCGACGATCGGGCCGAATCCTCCATCAAGGCGCTGTTCGCCACCGGCTTCTTTAATGATGTCCGGGTGGAGACCGAAGGCGACGTGGTTATCGTGTCGGTTGACGAGCGCCCGGTCGTTGCCCAGTTGAGCATCAACGGTTCCAAGGAGTTCGACAAGGAACAGTTGAAGAAGGCCCTGAAGGAAAACGGTCTCGCCGAGAGCCGGATTTTCGACCAGGCGCTGCTCGACCAGGCCGTCCAGGAACTCAAACGGCAGTATTTCAGCCGGGGCAAGTACTCGGTCGAAATCAAGCCGTCGGTCAGCAAGCTCGATCGCAACCGGGTTGCCGTCACGCTCGATATCAGCGAAGGCGCTGCCGCGCGCATCAAGCAGATCACCTTCGTCGGCAACAATGCCTACGATGCCGACGATCTGACCGACCAGATGCAGCTGTCGACCCCGGGCTGGTTCTCGTGGATCACCAAGGACGACCAGTATTCGAAGCAGAAGCTGACCGGTGACCTGGAGAAGCTGCGCTCGTTCTATCTGAACCAGGGCTACTTCGAGTACAACATCGACTCGACCCAGGTTTCCATCAGCCCGGACAAGAAGGACATGTTCATTACCGTGAACATGACCGAGGGCAAGAAGTACAAGGTGACCGACGTCAAGCTGGCCGGTGACCTGATCGTGCCCGAGAGTGAACTGAAGCCGCTGCTGGTCATCCAGCCGGGCGAAGTGTTCACCCGCGACAAGATCAACCAGTCGGTTACCGCGCTGACCGATCGCCTCGGCCAGGACGGCTATGCGTTCGCCAACGTCAACGCCGTGCCGGAAGTGAACAAGGAAAAGGGCGAAGTCGCCTTCACCTTCTTTGTCGACCCGGGCCGCCGCACCTATGTGCGCAAGATCAACGTGACCGGCAACACCCGGACCCGCGACGAAGTCGTGCGCCGTGAAATGCGCCAGATGGAAGCCGGCTGGTACGACGCCAAGAAGATCAAGCGCTCGAAGGAACGCCTCGACCTGCTTGGATACTTCACCGACGTCAACGTCGAGACCCCGGCCGTGCCCGACACCGCCGACCAGGTCGACGTGAACTTCAAGGTGACGGAAAAGCCGACCGGCAACGTGACGCTGGGCGCCGGCTACGCGCAGGACGAAGGTCTGATCCTGTCCGCCGGGATTTCGCAGTCGAACTTCTTCGGCTCGGGCAAGGCCGTCAGCGCGTCGTTCAACACGTCGAAGCTGAACCGCTACCTGAACTTCTCCTTCACCGACCCGTACTTCACCGAAGACGGCGTGTCGATCGGCTACGATGCCTACTATCGTCGCTACTCGCCGAACGAGACCAATACCCAGCAGTACCGCACCGACACCGTCGGCGCCGACGTCCGCTTCGGGATTCCGATCACCGAATACGACACGATCAACACCAGCCTCGGTGTCGAGCAGACCAAGGTCAAGGTCTTCGACAGCAGCCCGAGCCGCTACAAGAAGTATGTTGATGACTTCGGCACCAACAACCTGAACTATCTTTGGAAGGTAGGCTGGGCACGCGACACGCGCGACAGCTACCTGTGGCCGACCACCGGCCGCATTTCGCGCATCAACTACGAAATGTCGGTCCCGGGCAGTGACATCAACTACATGCGCCTGGTTGGCAGTCAGCAGACGTTCTTCCCGCTGACCAAGCGGCTGGTGCTGGCGCTGAATGGCGAACTGGGTGCGGTGCAGAGCTACGGCAAGACCGATTCGGTGCCGTTCTTCCAGAACTTCTACCTGGGTGGTATCGGTTCGGTGCGCGGTTACGAGAACGCGTCGATCGGCAAGAAGGACGAGAATGACGATGCCTACGGTGCAACCCGTCGTGCCATCATCAATGCCGAACTGCTGTTCCCGTTCCCGGGCATGAAGGATGACAAGACGCTGCGTGCGTCGGCGTTCTTCGATGCCGGTACGCTGTGGGGCGGCGATGGTTCGACCGCAACCTGGCGTGACAATGTGCGCTACTCTACCGGTCTGGCCCTGTCGTGGCTGTCGCCGATGGGCCCGATGAAGTTCAGTTACGCGTTCCCGCTGAAGAGTGAAGACAGCGGTGAAAACAAGGATAACCTGCAGCGCTTCCAGTTCTCGCTGGGCACAACGTTCTGA
- a CDS encoding OmpH family outer membrane protein, with translation MNLSRILLPMLALTIAMPALADFKMGYVNIERLYREAAPAVAAQKRLEQEFAGRDGELKQLADKARDLKQTLDKGKLSANDRKSKELDLVSIEREFQQKQGQLRAEFTTRRNEEFASVLDRANQAVLDIAKKEGYDLIVQEAVYVNPKHDLTERILKAMDN, from the coding sequence ATGAATCTGTCCCGCATTTTGCTGCCGATGCTGGCGTTGACCATTGCGATGCCGGCCCTGGCCGATTTCAAGATGGGTTACGTCAATATCGAGCGCCTCTACCGCGAGGCGGCGCCGGCCGTCGCCGCGCAGAAGCGGCTTGAGCAGGAGTTCGCCGGTCGCGATGGCGAACTCAAGCAGCTGGCTGACAAGGCCCGCGACCTGAAGCAGACGCTCGACAAGGGCAAGCTCAGCGCGAACGACCGCAAGTCGAAGGAGCTCGATCTGGTCTCCATCGAGCGGGAGTTCCAGCAGAAGCAGGGCCAGTTGCGGGCGGAGTTCACCACGCGCCGGAACGAGGAATTCGCTTCGGTGCTGGACCGTGCCAACCAGGCGGTGCTCGACATCGCCAAGAAGGAAGGTTACGACCTGATCGTGCAGGAAGCGGTTTACGTCAACCCGAAGCACGATCTGACCGAACGCATCCTGAAGGCGATGGACAACTGA
- the lpxD gene encoding UDP-3-O-(3-hydroxymyristoyl)glucosamine N-acyltransferase, with product MLTLNDLVARLGGELHGDGERVITGVNTLSAAADGDIAFVTIKHAAQAATSAAAALIVPTALAGTLAQPHVAVRDPQLYFARVATLFHPLPVAVPGVHPSAHVAASARVAPDAQIGPNVFVGENAVIGHGVILSAGACVGDGAVIGDGTLLYAHAVVEHHCEIGLRCILHPGCVIGADGFGNAFAGDHWEKIPQIGRVLIGNDVEIGANTTVDRGALGDTVIEDGVRLDNLIHIAHNCRIGKHTAMAACVGVAGSTRIGAYCLMGGAAMISGHLDIGDRVQVSGGTLVAKSIRTPGVYTAVYPLAEHRDWLTNAARVRQIGSLFDRMKALEQELDALKRRDGSGE from the coding sequence ATGCTGACCCTGAACGATCTGGTCGCCCGGCTGGGCGGCGAACTGCATGGTGATGGCGAACGGGTCATCACCGGCGTGAACACGCTGTCCGCAGCCGCGGATGGCGATATCGCCTTCGTGACCATCAAGCACGCCGCACAGGCGGCGACCAGCGCCGCTGCGGCGCTGATCGTCCCGACCGCACTGGCGGGCACGCTGGCACAGCCGCATGTCGCCGTTCGCGATCCGCAGTTGTACTTTGCCCGTGTCGCCACGCTGTTTCACCCGCTGCCGGTCGCGGTGCCTGGCGTGCATCCTTCCGCCCATGTCGCCGCCAGCGCCCGCGTGGCGCCGGATGCGCAGATCGGGCCGAACGTATTTGTCGGCGAAAATGCCGTTATCGGCCATGGTGTCATACTGTCGGCCGGCGCCTGCGTCGGCGACGGGGCGGTCATCGGCGACGGCACGCTGCTGTATGCGCATGCGGTGGTCGAGCACCATTGCGAGATCGGCCTGCGCTGCATCCTGCATCCGGGCTGCGTGATTGGCGCCGACGGCTTCGGCAACGCGTTTGCCGGCGACCACTGGGAAAAAATTCCGCAGATCGGCCGCGTGCTGATCGGCAACGACGTCGAGATCGGCGCCAACACCACGGTCGACCGTGGTGCACTGGGCGATACCGTGATCGAGGACGGTGTCCGCCTCGACAACCTGATCCACATCGCGCACAACTGCCGGATCGGCAAGCACACTGCCATGGCGGCCTGCGTCGGCGTGGCCGGCAGCACCCGCATTGGCGCGTACTGCCTGATGGGCGGGGCGGCGATGATTTCCGGCCATCTCGATATCGGCGACCGGGTGCAGGTCTCCGGCGGTACGCTGGTGGCCAAATCCATCCGCACCCCCGGCGTCTATACCGCCGTCTACCCGCTGGCCGAACATCGCGACTGGCTGACCAATGCCGCGCGGGTGCGCCAGATCGGCAGCCTGTTCGACCGCATGAAGGCGCTGGAGCAAGAACTTGACGCCCTTAAGCGCCGGGACGGCAGCGGCGAATGA